A stretch of DNA from Bacillota bacterium:
CTGCGTTGGAATCACCCAGGAGCCCTGTGAGAGGCGAGAGCCCCCCCACGCTGAAACGGGAACTGCCCGGAGCATCGGTGCCTGCCAGGGGACCCGTGGCAACCAGGAGAGGGTTCTCCGGCCCCAGCGGGTCGGTACCCGGCCCAGTCATGGTGCTGAGGACATGGGCGTTGAGGCCACGTCCACCCAGGTAGGAACTGGCTATGCCATCCGATATGGTCTCCTTATCGATCCTCCCCGATGATAGGTCAACTACCAGGCGCCTCCCCGTCCATCCCCAGGACACCAGGGCTCACCCCCTTTGAAGTCAGGGAAGTAGCGGTGCCGCCCATCACGGGCGCAAGGCCGCCTCGCCAGTAATCCCGTGTCAAGCCTGGGTCTTGCGGGCAAACCGGGCAGGCCCTGGGCCCGCCAAGGGGTCTCGAGGACCTTGGCTGCGGGCCTGCCTCCGCGAGAGCCATCCTTGTGCCGGGCGCCCGGGAACATGGGAGCCCGCGCCGCCGGTCAATGTAGAGTGTTTGACAGCACCCAGGGAATACCTGCGTTGTCGCGAAACCACATTCAACGGAAAAGGCAGTCAGTAAGGATGGATCGCCCAGGCGAGGGAACCATTGCGTGGGGAAAGGAGGCTCACCGGGTTATCTCCGACCCCCCCCTCGTGGCCATCGTCGCCGTGTCCAAGGATGGGTACCCCCATCTCATAATGGTGGGAAGGTCAAAGAGTTCACCCCAGGAGGAGACCTGGTATTCGGGGTGTGGAAGATGGAGAAGACCCGCCTAGAACCTGAACGATTAGGGCCAGTGTGGCTTCCGCTTAACCGGTACGGGGATAACCGGCGGGGAAGACATGGTGTTCAAGGTGAGACAAGGCAGATTCCCTGCTGTAGGTTCTTCGAAGTCCCCTGGGTAAAGAGGGAACACCCTCTTTACCCGGGCGTTCCCTCGCTTTGCTTTTTTGGTCTAGGCCTCGCTCAGCGCCTTCTTGAATTCCTCGGTCAGCGCAGGGACCACATGGAAGAGGTCTCCCACAATGCCGTAGGTACATACCTTGAAGATGGGGGCATCCGGGTTCTTATTGATGGCCACTATGATGTCGGAGGATTGCATCCCGGCAAGGTGCTGGATGGCCCCGGAGATCCCCACAGCTATGTACACCTTGGGAGACACAGTCTTCCCCGTCTGGCCCACCTGGTGGGAGTAGGGTATCCAGCCCGCGTCCACAGCTGAGCGGGATGCCCCGACGGCACCCCCTAGCACCTTTGCCAGGCCCTCGATCAGCGCGAAGTTCTTGGGAGCGCAAATGCCCCGGCCACCGGAAACGATGATGTCCGCATCCTCCAGGTTGACGGTCTCACCCATCTCCTCGATGAACTCCAGCACCTGGACTCTTGACCGCAGATCCCCTCGCTTCACCTCGCGTATCAGGGCGGCACGGCCAGGCTGCCGCTCCATCTTCTTCATCACCTTGGGCCTGACAGTGGCCATCTGGGGCTTCCTGTAGCGGCAGAGGATGGTGGCCATGATGTTGCCGCCGAAGGCTGGGCGCGTCTGCTTGAGAAGCCTGGACTCAGGATCGATATCCAACCCCGTGCAGTCCGCGGTGAGGCCCGTCTGAAGGCGGGCAGCTATGCGGGGCGCCAGGCTCCTGCCTGTGGATGTAGCGCCGAAGAGCACTATCTCGGGCTTCTGGGTCTTAACCAGGTCAACCATGACGGAGGTGTAGGGGTCATCAGTGAACTTCTCCAGTGCCTGGTCGTCCACCACGTACACCACGTCGGCGCCGTACTCGGCCAGATCCTTCGCCCGGTCCCGTATGTTATGGCCTAGGAGCACCGCGCACAGGGGATGGCCCAGCTCGTCCGCCAGCCGGCGGCCCACTCCCAAGAGCTCGAAGGCCACCCCGGCCACCCTGCCACCCCTCTGCTCACCGAAGACCCAAACCCCCTGGTGCTCTTCAGAGGGGCCCTCCTCCTTCTTGCCCTTGGTTATCTCGATGGCCTCGAGGGCACACTCTGGCACACACGCCCCGCAGAGGTTGCAGGCCTCCGTAATGGAGGCAGTGCCTTCCTTCATCTCTATGGCACCGAAGGGGCATGCGGCGAGACACGCCTCACAGCCCGTGCACAGTTCCTCATGTACCTTTATGTCAGCCATTCTCTGGACCTACCCCCCGCCTCAGACTACCTTGGCGTCGCGGAGCCGCGCCACCAGGGCCTTGGTCATGTCTGCCACTTCGCCCTCGAGGATCTCGCCCTTGCTTCTCACCTCAGGGGTGAAGACCCTGATCACCCAGGTGGGAGACCCATCGAGCCCAGTCTTGCCGCTGTCGTTGATGCCCAGGTCAACCGCGGTCCACACGGTGATCTCCGTCCTCTTGGCCCTCATGATCCCCTTCAGCGAGGGCAGGCGGGGCTCGTTGATCTCCTTCACCACGGTTATGAGAAGGGGAATGGTGGTCTTGATGACCTCGGTGCCGCCCTCCACCATGCGCTCGAGGACTATGTCCGAGCCCTCGATCTCCCGGATCTTCTTGATGTAGGTGACATGGGGGATATCCAGGTTCTCGGCAATGCCAGGACCCACCTGAGCGGTGTCCCCGTCCACTGCCTGCTTGCCGCAGAGGATCATGTCGAAGTCCCCCAGCTTCCTTATTCCCGACGCCAGGGTGAAGGAGGTTGCCAGGGTGTCCGAGCCCGCGAAGGCCCTGTCGCTAAGGAGCACCGCCTGGTCACATCCCATGGCCACGGCCTCCTTGAGTGCCTCCTTTACCTGGGGAGGCCCCATGCTGATTACCGTGACGGTGCCTCCATACTTCTCCTTCAGCCGGATGCCTTCCTCAATGGCATAGGCATCGAAGGGATTGATGATGCTGGGCACTCCCTCCCGGACGAGGGTCTTGGTTTCAGGGTCGATCTTCACCTCAGTGGTTTCGGGGACCTGTTTCATGCAGACCACAATGTCCAAACTGCTCTTACCTCCCCTTTTGACCCCTGGATCTGGACTCCTTGACCAGTTCCTGAGCTATCACGTTCCTCTGGATCTGGTTTGTGCCTTCATATATTTGGGTTATCTTGGCGTCCCGCATGATCTTCTCCATTGGATAGTCTCGCATGTAGCCGTAGCCGCCAAACACCTGGAGGGCGTCGGTGGCGACCCTCATGGCCACATCCGAGGCGAAGAGCTTGGCCATGGCGGATTCCTTGGAATAGGACTTACACCCGGAGTCTATCATCCTGGCGACGCTATATACCAGGGCGCGGGCCGCTTCCACCTGCGTGGCCATGTCTGCCAGCATGTGGCCTACAGCCTGGAAACTGGATATGGGCTGGCCAAACTGCTTTCTGACCGTGGCGTATTCCACCGCCCGGTCCAAGGCGCCCTGGGCAACCCCCACGGCCTGAGCCCCAACCCCGGGCCGTGCCTTGTCCAGGGTCTTCATGGCAACTATGAAGCCCATGCCCTCTTTGCCCAGGAGGTTCTCCCGGGGGACCCGGCAGTCCTGAAATGCCATCTCCCGGGTGGCGGAGGCCCTGATGCCCATCTTCTTCTCTTTCTTGCCGAAGGTGAAGCCCGGCGTCCCCTTCTCCACAATGAAGGCGCTGGCCCCGCGGGGCCCCTTCTTGGGATCCGTCAGGGCGATAACCGTGTAGACCTCGGCCTCCCCGCCATTGGTTATCCACTGCTTCGTGCCGTTCAAGACGTAATCGTCCCCATCCCTGGCGGCCACGGTCTGGATGCCCCCGGCATCGCTGCCCGCCTCAGGTTCGGTCAAGGCGAAGGCGGCCAGCCTCTGGCCGGTGGCCAAGCCCGGAAGGTACTTCTGCTTCTGCTCATCAGAGCCAGCGATGAGAATAGGGGCTGAGCCCAGCCATGAAGCGGCGTAGGACACAGCCACGGCGGAACAGGCCCAGCTGATCTCCTCCATCACCAGGCACAGATCAAAGACGCCGCCGCCCATACCCCCGTACTCCTCAGGCATGGAGACGGCGAACAGGTCACTAGAGGCCATCTCCCTCAGGAGGTCCCAGGGGAATTCCTCTCTTTCGTCAAGCTCGGCGGCCTTCTCCAGGACCTTCTCCCTGGCTACTCGCCGGGCCAGGTCGCGTACCATCTCCTGCTCTTCAGTGAGAGAGTAATCCAAGATATCCCTCCTCCACCAGCTCGTGGGGGCTTCTCCCCCCAAGGCGCGGCAGCGCAGGGATATCCCTACTGGGCTCCCTTGTGCCCCGGTAAGCCATCTCTAGTAGTTCAACGACCCGGCCGGGATTCCTTCCCCACCTGGTGAAAGGCCCTTAGTACCGCCATGGGGTCCGCCAGGACGAAGTAGTCGCATATCCCCCTTATGTTACTGTTCTCCCCGGGGGACACGGCCACGATTACCCTGGACTCCTCCACGGCCCCATTGTGCCCGGGGGACCCCTCGATGCCGAAGGCCATGTACAGGTCAGGGCACACGGTCTTCCCCCCGGCTGTGTCCACCAGCCACTCCTGCGGGGCCAAGCCCTTTGCCACCGCCTCCCTGGAGGCGCCAGGGGCACCGCCCAGCAAGGCTGCGGTTTCCTCGAGGATGGCGAAGCCCTCCTGGGGGAGCCCCTCACCCCCGGACAGCACTACCTGGGCCTCGGCAAGGGGTGGCCGAGCGTCCCAAGGTTGCCTGTCCAGCACCGTGAAGGGCCATGGGAAGCCATCCATCCCGGGAAGCCCTGAGAGCGGTGGGTTGGGGCCCCTGGGATCCAGCGTCAAAAAGAGGCAAGGCTCGAAGGGTGCCCGGATCCGCACCCAGTACCTGGACCCGAAGAGGGGCCTCGTCACCTCGCAGGCCTCCTCGCCGTAGGAGAGTTCAACTTGCCTGGCCCCACTGAGGCAGGGCAAGCCGGCTAAGGCCGCCACCTGGGGCATGAGCCACAAGGCCTCCCCCACTGCCACTGCCGCAAAGAGCCTGGGCGAGTTGTCCCTGACGGCCAAAGCCAA
This window harbors:
- a CDS encoding electron transfer flavoprotein subunit alpha — its product is MADIKVHEELCTGCEACLAACPFGAIEMKEGTASITEACNLCGACVPECALEAIEITKGKKEEGPSEEHQGVWVFGEQRGGRVAGVAFELLGVGRRLADELGHPLCAVLLGHNIRDRAKDLAEYGADVVYVVDDQALEKFTDDPYTSVMVDLVKTQKPEIVLFGATSTGRSLAPRIAARLQTGLTADCTGLDIDPESRLLKQTRPAFGGNIMATILCRYRKPQMATVRPKVMKKMERQPGRAALIREVKRGDLRSRVQVLEFIEEMGETVNLEDADIIVSGGRGICAPKNFALIEGLAKVLGGAVGASRSAVDAGWIPYSHQVGQTGKTVSPKVYIAVGISGAIQHLAGMQSSDIIVAINKNPDAPIFKVCTYGIVGDLFHVVPALTEEFKKALSEA
- a CDS encoding electron transfer flavoprotein subunit beta/FixA family protein, coding for MDIVVCMKQVPETTEVKIDPETKTLVREGVPSIINPFDAYAIEEGIRLKEKYGGTVTVISMGPPQVKEALKEAVAMGCDQAVLLSDRAFAGSDTLATSFTLASGIRKLGDFDMILCGKQAVDGDTAQVGPGIAENLDIPHVTYIKKIREIEGSDIVLERMVEGGTEVIKTTIPLLITVVKEINEPRLPSLKGIMRAKRTEITVWTAVDLGINDSGKTGLDGSPTWVIRVFTPEVRSKGEILEGEVADMTKALVARLRDAKVV
- a CDS encoding acyl-CoA dehydrogenase family protein; translation: MDYSLTEEQEMVRDLARRVAREKVLEKAAELDEREEFPWDLLREMASSDLFAVSMPEEYGGMGGGVFDLCLVMEEISWACSAVAVSYAASWLGSAPILIAGSDEQKQKYLPGLATGQRLAAFALTEPEAGSDAGGIQTVAARDGDDYVLNGTKQWITNGGEAEVYTVIALTDPKKGPRGASAFIVEKGTPGFTFGKKEKKMGIRASATREMAFQDCRVPRENLLGKEGMGFIVAMKTLDKARPGVGAQAVGVAQGALDRAVEYATVRKQFGQPISSFQAVGHMLADMATQVEAARALVYSVARMIDSGCKSYSKESAMAKLFASDVAMRVATDALQVFGGYGYMRDYPMEKIMRDAKITQIYEGTNQIQRNVIAQELVKESRSRGQKGR
- a CDS encoding FAD-binding protein → MSETLVVRERCDGCGACVPACPFLAIDVIQGRAVVAEICNGCGLCVPACPVSALVMPGENMAARGPGDFWVLAQEGLSAGAVRLFGDMAREVGARVIVVALPGFEESALAGSGASEVLRIPRSGNPAEALALAVRDNSPRLFAAVAVGEALWLMPQVAALAGLPCLSGARQVELSYGEEACEVTRPLFGSRYWVRIRAPFEPCLFLTLDPRGPNPPLSGLPGMDGFPWPFTVLDRQPWDARPPLAEAQVVLSGGEGLPQEGFAILEETAALLGGAPGASREAVAKGLAPQEWLVDTAGGKTVCPDLYMAFGIEGSPGHNGAVEESRVIVAVSPGENSNIRGICDYFVLADPMAVLRAFHQVGKESRPGR